The following nucleotide sequence is from Glycine max cultivar Williams 82 chromosome 9, Glycine_max_v4.0, whole genome shotgun sequence.
GTTGATGGCTGGCAGATCAACTGGACAGTACACCACTAGGGAACCTGAGGAGTCCACACAGCTCTCCTGGAGGATCAGCAtgttgttttgacttgagttgAATGCCTATCAAGAAGTAGAGATTGTAATTTGAAATTGATTGCattggaaacaaaaaaaaagggacaacAAGAGTAGGCTTAAATTAATCACAGATTGTCATTTAGtaagtttattgacttttaaaataattacatcaaaAGTCATACCCAAAGTAATTTCTTATTAGTTGACCGTGTAAATACTCACAATGCATATCCAAAACAAATACCAGAAAATAtataatgcattttaattttccaCTAAGGACTAAATGCAcatgttttttttgaaaattaaaaaaaatgtcatgtttTTAGGAATTGACAGCATATGCAAACCGGAATTTGATTAGAGCATTGAGAGAAAACATGACTTACTCGAAGCACAGATATGCAGTTACCAGGGTGTGGACCATTTGCTATATGAGCAACCTCTTGCACAGCATTGCCATTGGAAAGAACATCCCACTAAGCCAAACAGAAGACAGTGTTAAAAACGTTTCTAAGGTGACAACATCAGATAAGACAATTGAGTTAAACATGTCACAACCTGAGGCcttttcttttcatccttaaaGAAATTGAACACAGTTTGTGGAGGGATGGGGAGCCAAATGGTGGTGGCTGCACTTAGCACCACACCATTAGGTTGGCCAGGGTCTGAGCTCTTATGCACAGTGACTCTGACTCCAATCTCATTCATGCCACTCCCAGAGAGTGTGGTCCATCTATGACCAGCTGATGCACTAATGCTTGCACAAAAATTGGTGACCATTCTTTGTGCAAGTTTCATCATGCTCCTCTTGCCCTCAGGAGAGGGAATCACTGAAAATTTTGAACAATCAATAAGGTTCAGATCATTGcaagaaaattaaacataatagaAATTGTTAATGCAATTATATACCTCCTCCAAGATCACGGGTTGAATTGCCTGTCACCATTAGACAAGCAATCCTTTCACACATCCTCTGAAGTGTAGTTAGCCATCTTTGTGCTCCAAATGCAATGCCACTATAAATAAGGTTTCTATAGAGCCTATGAACTGGAGTTTTGTCTTCAATCTCTACATGTTCAATCCAAGTAACCTACATGATAACATAGAAGAGTAACCAAAATTGTATGTTAAGGGTATCAAAGTAGCTAGCCAACAGCAGCAGATAGTGTTTAAGGTTACCTTGGAATATCCATTAGGCATATCTTGGATAAAGACACCAGAAGGAAGACGATGGGATCGATATTGAGGAGCAAATTGATTATCTTGAGGGAAATCATATGAAACATCTACTATTGCCCATAAGCCTTGTTCAATTTGCTGACAGTAACGCAGAAAGTAGAACTCTCTAGTAGAAACAAGTGGAGAAAGTACTTGCAACTCTTCATACATctgaatcataaaaaaataaaaaataaaaatggaagcaaaacgggaatgaaaattcaaagaaaataaattggacAAAATTCCAGCATACCAATTGCAAAGAACCACTATGGCTACCCATCATTCCAGAAGATATAACCTCAATTGTTCTAGCCATTGTGACAATGGTGGGAAATAGCTCCATCCACTTGTTCTGCAAAATCATTTAAACAATTAATTCAGAGAATTGAATGATTGAAGGTTCTAACTGTCTCAAAtctagaactaaaaaaataggaagaaaagATTATTAAGAAATTCTTACCGGGTCCATAAACATGTCAACCAAAGTTAAGCCGTTCATAATTACAACTCCTGAATCTCTAGAAGCTTCAACATGAACATTGGGGTTCTTCAAGTGACTATTAGCCTTGGGGAACATTCTCTCATA
It contains:
- the LOC100809075 gene encoding homeobox-leucine zipper protein HDG11, with amino-acid sequence MEFGSGSPGDHHHHHDGSSDSQRRKKRYHRHTANQIQRLESMFKECPHPDEKQRLQLSRELGLAPRQIKFWFQNRRTQMKAQHERADNCALRAENDKIRCENIAIREALKNVICPSCGGPPMNDDCYFDEQKLRLENAQLKEELDRVSSIAAKYIGRPISQLPPVQPIHISSLDLSMGTFASQGLGGPSLDLDLLPGSSSSPMLNVPPFQPACLSDMDKSLMSDIASNAMEEMIRLLQTNEPLWMKGADGRDVLDLDSYERMFPKANSHLKNPNVHVEASRDSGVVIMNGLTLVDMFMDPNKWMELFPTIVTMARTIEVISSGMMGSHSGSLQLMYEELQVLSPLVSTREFYFLRYCQQIEQGLWAIVDVSYDFPQDNQFAPQYRSHRLPSGVFIQDMPNGYSKVTWIEHVEIEDKTPVHRLYRNLIYSGIAFGAQRWLTTLQRMCERIACLMVTGNSTRDLGGVIPSPEGKRSMMKLAQRMVTNFCASISASAGHRWTTLSGSGMNEIGVRVTVHKSSDPGQPNGVVLSAATTIWLPIPPQTVFNFFKDEKKRPQWDVLSNGNAVQEVAHIANGPHPGNCISVLRAFNSSQNNMLILQESCVDSSGSLVVYCPVDLPAINIAMSGEDPSYIPLLPSGFTISPDGQADQDGGGASTSTSTGSRVMGGGSGPGSGGSLITVAFQILVSSLPSAKLNMESVTTVNSLIGNTVQHIKAALNCPSS